The Strigops habroptila isolate Jane chromosome 13, bStrHab1.2.pri, whole genome shotgun sequence genome contains a region encoding:
- the ATP5F1E gene encoding ATP synthase subunit epsilon, mitochondrial: MVAYWRQAGLSYIRFSQICAQVVRAAMKPQYKAEAERAAMATVKTVKPKKE; this comes from the exons ATGGTGGCGTACTGGCGGCAGGCCGGGCTCAG CTACATCCGGTTTTCCCAGATCTGCGCCCAGGTGGTCAGGGCGGCGATGAAGCCCCAGTACAAGGCGGAGGCAGAGAGGGCGGCAATGGCCACGGTGAAAACCGTGAAGCCCAAGAAGGAGTAA
- the TUBB1 gene encoding tubulin beta-1 chain isoform X2, which produces MDSVRSSKIGPLFRPDNFIHGNSGAGNNWAKGHYTEGAELIENVMDVVRNECESCDCLQGFQLIHSLGGGTGSGMGTLLINKIREEYPDRIMNTFSVVPSPKVSDTVVEPYNAILSIHQLIENTDETFCIDNEALYDICFRTLKLTNPTYGDLNHLVSLTMSGVTTSLRFPGQLNADLRKLAVNMVPFPRLHFFMPGFAPLTARGSQQYRALSVPELTQQMFDARNMMAACDPRRGRYLTVACIFRGRMSTREVDEQLLAIQTKNSSYFVEWIPNNVKVAVCDIPPRGLKMAATFIGNNTAIQELFIRVSGQFSAMFRRKAFLHWYTGEGMDEMEFSEAEGNTNDLVSEYQQYQDATADVEEYVEVEAEASPEKEAQ; this is translated from the exons ATGGACAGTGTACGGTCTAGCAAAATAGGCCCACTCTTTCGACCTGACAATTTTATTCATG GTAATTCAGGTGCTGGGAACAACTGGGCTAAGGGCCACTACACAGAAGGTGCTGAACTGATTGAAAACGTCATGGATGTGGTCAGGAATGAGTGTGAGAGCTGTGACTGCCTTCAGGGATTCCAGCTCATCCATTCGCTTGGTGGTGGCACAGGCTCAGGTATGGGCACACTCCTCATCAACAAAATCAGAGAAGAATATCCTGACAGGATTATGAACACTTTCAGTGTTGTTCCTTCACCCAAAGTATCCGACACAGTCGTAGAGCCATATAATGCCATCCTGTCCATCCACCAACTAATAGAGAATACAGATGAAACCTTTTGCATTGACAATGAAGCTCTATATGATATATGTTTTAGAACTTTAAAGCTCACCAATCCCACCTACGGTGACCTCAACCACTTAGTGTCCCTAACGATGAGCGGTGTCACAACTTCACTCCGTTTTCCTGGTCAGCTGAATGCAGATCTGAGGAAGCTGGCTGTTAACATGGTGCCCTTTCCTCGCCTGCATTTCTTTATGCCAGGCTTTGCTCCACTGACAGCTCGAGGTAGCCAACAGTACCGAGCCCTCTCGGTGCCAGAGCTTACTCAACAAATGTTTGATGCACGCAACATGATGGCAGCCTGCGACCCTCGTCGTGGACGTTACCTGACAGTGGCATGCATTTTCAGAGGCCGAATGTCTACCAGAGAAGTGGATGAGCAGTTGTTGGCTATCCAGACCAAGAATAGTTCCTACTTTGTGGAGTGGATCCCTAATAATGTCAAAGTGGCTGTGTGTGACATACCACCACGAGGCCTGAAGATGGCAGCTACCTTTATTGGCAATAACACAGCCATTCAGGAGCTCTTCATCAGGGTTTCGGGACAGTTCTCGGCCatgttcagaagaaaagcatttctccaTTGGTACACAGGTGAAGGCATGGATGAGATGgagttttcagaagcagaaggtAATACCAATGACCTTGTGTCTGAGTACCAACAGTACCAGGATGCCACTGCAGATGTTGAGGAATATGTAGAGGTAGAAGCAGAAGCCAGCCCTGAAAAGGAAGCACAGTAA
- the TUBB1 gene encoding tubulin beta-1 chain isoform X1: protein MREIVHLQIGQCGNQIGSKFWEVISDEHGIDIAGNYYGGASLQLERINVYFNEAYSHKYVPRSILVDLEPGTMDSVRSSKIGPLFRPDNFIHGNSGAGNNWAKGHYTEGAELIENVMDVVRNECESCDCLQGFQLIHSLGGGTGSGMGTLLINKIREEYPDRIMNTFSVVPSPKVSDTVVEPYNAILSIHQLIENTDETFCIDNEALYDICFRTLKLTNPTYGDLNHLVSLTMSGVTTSLRFPGQLNADLRKLAVNMVPFPRLHFFMPGFAPLTARGSQQYRALSVPELTQQMFDARNMMAACDPRRGRYLTVACIFRGRMSTREVDEQLLAIQTKNSSYFVEWIPNNVKVAVCDIPPRGLKMAATFIGNNTAIQELFIRVSGQFSAMFRRKAFLHWYTGEGMDEMEFSEAEGNTNDLVSEYQQYQDATADVEEYVEVEAEASPEKEAQ from the exons ATGCGTGAAATTGTGCATCTTCAGATCGGCCAGTGTGGGAACCAAATTGGATCTAAG ttcTGGGAGGTGATAAGTGATGAACATGGGATTGACATCGCTGGAAACTACTATGGGGGTGCATCACTGCAGCTTGAGCGAATTAACGTCTACTTCAATGAGGCTTACT CCCATAAATATGTGCCCCGCTCTATCTTGGTGGACCTGGAACCTGGTACGATGGACAGTGTACGGTCTAGCAAAATAGGCCCACTCTTTCGACCTGACAATTTTATTCATG GTAATTCAGGTGCTGGGAACAACTGGGCTAAGGGCCACTACACAGAAGGTGCTGAACTGATTGAAAACGTCATGGATGTGGTCAGGAATGAGTGTGAGAGCTGTGACTGCCTTCAGGGATTCCAGCTCATCCATTCGCTTGGTGGTGGCACAGGCTCAGGTATGGGCACACTCCTCATCAACAAAATCAGAGAAGAATATCCTGACAGGATTATGAACACTTTCAGTGTTGTTCCTTCACCCAAAGTATCCGACACAGTCGTAGAGCCATATAATGCCATCCTGTCCATCCACCAACTAATAGAGAATACAGATGAAACCTTTTGCATTGACAATGAAGCTCTATATGATATATGTTTTAGAACTTTAAAGCTCACCAATCCCACCTACGGTGACCTCAACCACTTAGTGTCCCTAACGATGAGCGGTGTCACAACTTCACTCCGTTTTCCTGGTCAGCTGAATGCAGATCTGAGGAAGCTGGCTGTTAACATGGTGCCCTTTCCTCGCCTGCATTTCTTTATGCCAGGCTTTGCTCCACTGACAGCTCGAGGTAGCCAACAGTACCGAGCCCTCTCGGTGCCAGAGCTTACTCAACAAATGTTTGATGCACGCAACATGATGGCAGCCTGCGACCCTCGTCGTGGACGTTACCTGACAGTGGCATGCATTTTCAGAGGCCGAATGTCTACCAGAGAAGTGGATGAGCAGTTGTTGGCTATCCAGACCAAGAATAGTTCCTACTTTGTGGAGTGGATCCCTAATAATGTCAAAGTGGCTGTGTGTGACATACCACCACGAGGCCTGAAGATGGCAGCTACCTTTATTGGCAATAACACAGCCATTCAGGAGCTCTTCATCAGGGTTTCGGGACAGTTCTCGGCCatgttcagaagaaaagcatttctccaTTGGTACACAGGTGAAGGCATGGATGAGATGgagttttcagaagcagaaggtAATACCAATGACCTTGTGTCTGAGTACCAACAGTACCAGGATGCCACTGCAGATGTTGAGGAATATGTAGAGGTAGAAGCAGAAGCCAGCCCTGAAAAGGAAGCACAGTAA